The sequence TTTCCGCCGTTTCCACAGGCTCTACGACGACGGGTTGCTCTTGCTTCTAATGATCTGATCTGTTCAGAGAAGTCGGCAGACCAGCGCCGGATCCCCGCCGTTGCGCAATCAGCCGCGCTGTGGAACCGTGGAGCCTCCCGTCAGACCGTCCTCCGGCACGGCACCGCATCGCCATGAAGCTGGTCTGCTCCCAGACAGAACTCAGCGGCAGCCTTCAGCTGGTCAGTCGTGCCGTCGCCACGCGGCCGACCCATCCCGTGCTGGCCAACGTGCTGCTCACCGCAGACGCCGGCACCGGCCGCCTCAGCCTCACCGGCTACGACCTCAGCCTTGGCATCCAGACCAGCATGGCGGCCGAGGTGGAAACGAGCGGCGCCATCACTCTGCCGGCCAGGCTGTTCGCCGAGATCGTCTCGCGCCTGTCGGCCGATGGCCCGATCACGATCACCTGCCCGGACCAGGCCGATCTCGTGGATCTGATCAGCCTCTCGGGCACCTATCAGATGCGCGGCATGCCCGCTGATGACTTCCCCGATCTGCCACTGGTGCAGAGCGGCGAGCCGCTGCGCCTGGAGGCCGAGGCCCTGGCTCAGGGGCTCAGGGCCACCCTGTTCGCCAGCAGTGGCGATGAGGCCAAGCAGATGCTCACCGGCGTGCACCTGCGGCTCGATGGACAGGGCCTTGAGTGCGCCGCCACCGATGGTCACCGGCTGTCGGTGCTGCGCCTGGCCCACGCCGCCATCGGTGAGCCCTTCGCGGTCACCGTGCCCTCCCGCTCCCTGCGCGAGCTGGAGCGCCTGCTCTCCAGCCGCCACTCCCAGGATCCGCTCAGCCTGTTCTGTGAGCACGGCCAGGTGGTGTTTCTCTGGGCAGACCAGGTGCTCACCAGCCGCAGCCTCGACGGCACGTACCCCAACTACCCCCAGTTGATCCCCGAGGCGTTCACGCGACGCATCGGCATTGATCGTCGCGCCCTGATCGCCGCCCTGGAGCGGGTGGCCGTGCTGGCCGACCCGCACAACAACGTGGTGAAGATCACGGCCGATCCCACCAGCGGCACGCTGCAGGTGCAGGCCGACGCCCAGGACGTGGGCCGGGGTTCGGAGTCCTTGCCGGCCACGATCGAGGGCGAGGGGCTGCAGATTGCCTTCAACGTGCGCTATCTGCTGGAAGGTCTCAAGGCGATTGGCTCCGATCAGGTGGACCTGCACTGCAACGCCCCCACCACCCCGGCGGTGCTACGGCCCCGCGAGGCTTCGGACTTCACCTACCTGGTGATGCCGGTGCAGATCCGCAGCTGAGCAGCGTGGGGCTCCCCGATCAGCTTCTGCTCAGTGATCTGCTGCGGCGCCGGGTGCGCTGCCAGGAGGGTTTGGAGCGGGGCGCCGGCGTGATGGTGTGGATGCACCCGCCGGTGCACCGGGTGCTGGGTTGGGTCAGCCGTCCGTCCGCCTTCGGCTCGCGTCGCCTGGTCTGGCGTCTCGACCAGTTGAGGGGGCTGCTCGAGTTGGAGGTGCTGGTGAAGGGGGAACCCGCCGAGACCGACCAGGAGACCCTGGAGCGGCTGCCCACGCTGATCGATGCCTCCCTGCTCGATAGCAGGCGCGAGCCGATCGGCACCCTGGCCGATGCCGCCATCGAGCTGGCCAGCGGCCGGATCCTTCACTACCTGGTGAGCCGCAGTGATCCGCGCTTGCCGGGCAGCAGCCGCTGGCGCCTGAGCCCGGAGCGGATCGTGGACCAGCAGCCCGGCCAGGTGTTCACGGCCCTGCAGGGTCTCGATGACCTGCCCCTGGCCCGGGCCAGCGTGCGGCAGCAGTTCCTGCGGCGCTCCAGGCGCTGGCGGGATCAGATGCAGGAGGAAACCACTCGCTTGCGCGACCAGTTCCAGCAGGTGGGCGATCGCGTCGAACAGCGGGTGGAGGGCTGGCTGGAGGAGCCCCCCTGGGGTGAAGGCCCGCAAGCGCCGGATCTGCGCCGCGCCGCGGATTGGGATCCTGGCTGGGACGAGGACTGGGACCCGGGCCTGGAGCCGACCCGGCGGCAGCCGGTCGACTTCCAGGACCAGCCCGCCGAAGCGCCCCTGGAGCCCTGGGAAGAGCCCTGGCAGGAGGAGCCCAGCGAGGCCATGGAGGAGGAGCAGGACGGACCGCCGCTGCCCCGGTCTTCAAGGCGCCGCCGGCCTGCGTCCAGGCATGCGGAGCAGGAGCAGCAAGAGGATCCCTGGGGCTGATCAGGGGGAGCTCGGCCGCTCAGCCACACTGGCAGTTCCTGATCCGCTCCGGCTGTGGTTGCTGCCCTCCACGATCCGGCTCCCGACTTCCCCCTCGCCGAGGCCCTGCGCAAGGAGAACCTCAGCCAGGCCGACTACGAGGAGATCTGCCGCCGCCTCGGCCGCGCCCCCAACCGCGCCGAGCTGGGCATGTTCGGCGTGATGTGGTCGGAGCACTGCTGCTACCGCAACTCGCGGCCGCTGCTGCAGGGCTTCCCCACCAGCGGCCCGCGCATCCTGGTGGGCCCGGGTGAGAACGCCGGCGTGGTGGATCTGGGCGAGGGTCAGCGCCTGGCCTTCAAGATCGAGAGCCACAACCACCCCTCGGCCGTGGAGCCGTTCCAGGGGGCCGCCACCGGCGTGGGCGGCATCCTGCGCGACATCTTCACCATGGGCGCCCGGCCGATCGCCCTGCTCAACGCCCTGCGCTTCGGGCCCCTCGAGGACGAGCGCAACGTGGGCCTGATGGAGGGCGTGGTGGCCGGCATCGCCCACTACGGCAACTGCGTGGGCGTGCCCACGGTGGGCGGCGAGGTGGCCTTCGACCCCAGCTACTCCGGCAATCCGCTGGTGAACGCCATGGCCCTGGGGCTGATGGAAACCGACGAGATCGTCTGCTCCGGCGCTGAGGGGGTGGGCTACCCGGTGGTCTACGTGGGCAGCACCACCGGCCGCGACGGCATGGGAGGCGCCAGCTTCGCCTCAGCCGAGCTCACCGAGGCCTCCCTCGACGACC is a genomic window of Cyanobium sp. NS01 containing:
- the dnaN gene encoding DNA polymerase III subunit beta; translation: MKLVCSQTELSGSLQLVSRAVATRPTHPVLANVLLTADAGTGRLSLTGYDLSLGIQTSMAAEVETSGAITLPARLFAEIVSRLSADGPITITCPDQADLVDLISLSGTYQMRGMPADDFPDLPLVQSGEPLRLEAEALAQGLRATLFASSGDEAKQMLTGVHLRLDGQGLECAATDGHRLSVLRLAHAAIGEPFAVTVPSRSLRELERLLSSRHSQDPLSLFCEHGQVVFLWADQVLTSRSLDGTYPNYPQLIPEAFTRRIGIDRRALIAALERVAVLADPHNNVVKITADPTSGTLQVQADAQDVGRGSESLPATIEGEGLQIAFNVRYLLEGLKAIGSDQVDLHCNAPTTPAVLRPREASDFTYLVMPVQIRS
- a CDS encoding RNA methyltransferase; translated protein: MGLPDQLLLSDLLRRRVRCQEGLERGAGVMVWMHPPVHRVLGWVSRPSAFGSRRLVWRLDQLRGLLELEVLVKGEPAETDQETLERLPTLIDASLLDSRREPIGTLADAAIELASGRILHYLVSRSDPRLPGSSRWRLSPERIVDQQPGQVFTALQGLDDLPLARASVRQQFLRRSRRWRDQMQEETTRLRDQFQQVGDRVEQRVEGWLEEPPWGEGPQAPDLRRAADWDPGWDEDWDPGLEPTRRQPVDFQDQPAEAPLEPWEEPWQEEPSEAMEEEQDGPPLPRSSRRRRPASRHAEQEQQEDPWG